Genomic window (Spirosoma agri):
CATGCTTACTGTTGAATCAGGGTAGGAGATTGGGACTGGTTCTTTTCTACGTTATGGATAATTTCTTCAACCAGCGCAGAAAAATCGATGGCACCGTTTGACTTCGGTTTGTAGTCGAAAATGCTTTGGCTCAGAGCCGTGCATTCCATCAGGCTGGTATTCTGACGGATCTGCGTCTTGAAAACGTTGATGTTTTTCTTCTCTAGTGCTTCCGAAATCTCCCGACCGAAAACGGTGTGCTGACTGAACTTGTTTTTCAGAACACCCAGTAACTGCACCTGAGCACCCGCATCCCGACGTAATTTCGATACGGCAATGAGCATTTCGTCCAGGCCTATGTACGCAAAGTTCTCGCCCTGCATGGGAACAATGTAATAATCGGCGGCAACGAGTGCATTCACGGTCAATGCGCCCAAGCTGGGGGGACAATCAACGATGATGTAATCGTAACTATGTCCGTGCTCGTTGAGGGCATTTCGAAGGGCAAACATGAGGATGGCATTCGCGTTGATGACGGCTTCGGCCCGTAGCATTGTGCGAGCTGACGGCAATAAATCCAGCCGAACACTGCCGTACTCATTCTCAATTTTTCCCTCAAGCAAAACCTCCTGCCATTCCATATCATCCATCAGGAGATGACCGACATGTTTCTTCACGTTCCGGAAACCGGCCCAAATGCTCAGGTTGGCTTGAGAGTCCAGATCAATCATCAATACATCTTTGCCAATCCTGGCCAGACCAGCCGCGACGTTTAACGCAACCGTAGTCTTCCCCGTACCGCCTTTGTTGTTGGCAAAGGCGAGCACTATTGGTTTTTTCGTCATAATTCGTGTCATCGTAAAACCTGGGTGGTAAAGTTACACATTCGGGTTTACTCATACAGCCAGAAAGACAAAAAGGGTGATGTGTCAAAAATTTTTGACACATCACCCTTTTTGGCAATTCGTTTCCATGTTAGACAGCAGTATGGATTACCTGTTGCGTAGGGAAACTGACAAACTAAAGAGGTGTCCAGCGTTCGTAAATCAAATCTTCAGATAAGAAAGTAGCAGTAATTCCGTGATTTGTGCCCGCTGACATCCTGGTACCAAATTAGCTCCGACGCACATTGTGTGGCTCCCGGTCTGATGCTCGCAGATAAACCCTGCGTTAAGCCAAAGCTACTCCTGTTTACGTACTGATATACCGAAATCGCTCAGATTAAATAGGTACTAAGAATACGCTGAAAGAATAATACTATAGAAATACTAGAGTAAAACTCAGGTAATGTTAAAAGGCGTCCTTTGTGCTTTTCAAATCGATTTATGAGAATTTATCCTTTCGTATTTCTTGGGCGTGAAAAATGGCTCATCCTACCCGTTGGTAATTCGATAATTGATTAATCATGAGGATATTACTCTTCATGCTGGCTTGTGTAGCTGGGGGACTTTCCAGTTCCTGGCTAGCTGTAAAAATGAGCCTAACCTCAACCATGACCCTGGATTCTCTTGGTGCCTGCCAGGGGGTAAGCTGGCAAAAAAACAAAGCTTATCTATATGGTGATCGCGAAGTGGGAGTCATTCGGACATACACGGCAGGTGAAAACAAACTAACATACACAGGGCAGGAAATCAGATTAACCCAACAGGGTAAAGACGTCATTAATCATCCAACAGGTATAGCGTATTCAGGACAGGGACCCACCTTCATTGGCAATAGCATCCGCCTGAATTCAGAAGGGACTAAATGGCGGGCGGTCATCTATTCCGTAAACTGGAACGGGCTACTCAGAACTGGTACACTGGATGGCAATCTGCTGAACACGATCGACGATGATGCCTGTATTCAGGGCACTCGTCCCGAATACGTTCGCTACCAGAACAAGTGGTATGTAGCAACAGCCGATTACGGCGAAAAGGGAAACGAAGTACGACTTTATGACCCTGAACGCTTAGCGACGGCGAAAAAGACCAATGAATCGGGCGTTGTGGTCACGAAATTTACGTGCTCACCCTGGGTTCAGAACCTGCACTGGATAGCTTCAAAAGGAGTCCTGGTGCTTGTTCAGAATCAGCTCGGAGGTCGGCGCTGGCGCTTTACATTCCTGGATCTGAACAAGTCCATTGCGTCGGGCCATCAGCACATAATCCGTGTCATCGATTTTGACAAAGCCGACGAACTGGAAGGATTTACGCTGCTTACTGAACAAACGAAGGGCCTGGCCGTAACCTCGTCGCGGACCAATAATGTGAGTTTTGTCAACCTTGACTGGTGAGTACGGTTTTTTCTTCTCTTAAATACAACCCCTATGATTATGAAACGCTACTCAATGACATTGAGTCGGTTACTGATTTGCCTGCTACTAGTGGGCAGCGTAGTACCCAGCTCGTCAGCACACGCTGCCGGGCGGGTAACCCGGTGGTTCTTGATCCATGCTGCCCGACTGACGGGCACAGTAACGGACGAACAGAACCAGCCGATTCCCGGTGTTAACATCGTCGAGAAGCAAACCCGGAAAGGCACGGTTACGGATGCGACCGGGCAGTTTACCCTCGACGTAAATCCTGGTTCAACTCTGGTGTTCTCATCCGTTGGTTTTGCTACGCAGGAACTAGTCGTCGGTTCCCAGCAGACGCTGACGGTTAGGCTCAGGGAGGATGTTAACCAGCTCAACGAAGTCGTGGCGGTTGGGTATCAGACCCTGCGAAAAAGCGACGTGACAGGGGCGATTGCCAATGTGAAAGCCCGTGAATTGAACGTTACCGCGCCAACGCTCGGGCAGGCACTGGTCGGCAAACTAGCGGGGGTGCAGGTATCGCAGACGGGTGGAGCACCTTATAACACAACCAAAATTCGCGTGCGGGGCATCGGGTCAATCAACGCCAGTTCCGACCCGTTGTACGTGATTGATGGCTTCCCGGCTGGTAATGATGTATTCATTAATCCGAACGACATCGAGAGCATCGACATCCTCAAAGACGCGGCTTCGGCGGCCATTTACGGATCGCGGGCGTCGGGTGGGGTGGTTATCATTACGACCAAACGGGGTAAAGACGGAAAAGGTAAATTCGATTATGAGTATCAGTACGGTGTCAATCAGCTGGCTAAAAAAGTAGACCTGCTGGATGCCAATGGGTTTGCTCAGCTGATGATCGATGGCCGTAACAACGCCTACCGCGACCTGGTGCAGAACAGTGGCAAAACCTGGGCCGACGCCATGTTCTCGGACGATAACGCTACCCGGATTGCCAAGGTTGGCAATGCCAGTTCGGTCAGTATCCCAACGGACATTTATGACTTCGCCAACCAGAAACTGATTACGCCCAAATACAATACCGACTGGCAGAATGCACTCTACCGCAATGCGCCCATGAGCCGCCACAATCTGACGTTTTCGGGAGGCAACAACGGTCTGCGCTACCTGATTAGTGGCAGCTACCAGAATCAGCAGGGAATCATTGTGGCTACCAGCCAGGAGCGGGTGAACTTTCGGGCCAATATTGACGGCGAAATCAGCAAGAAATTTAAAGTGGGGGCCAGCCTCTTTGTAACGTCGAATAAAAACCGCGAGGTACAGGAAGGTCGGTTCAATCAGGGACCGATTCTGGGTGCGCTGATTATGCCACCAACGTTTCGGGCCTACGATGACAACGGAAATCTGGTGAAGAATGAAGTGGCTGCTCAACAACCTGTCTATGGCTACCAGACCATCGAGAACCCGGTGGCCCTGGCCATGGAAACGAACATCAACCGCCGGGGCTTGCGGGGGACGTACAACGGTACGGCCAGCTACGAAATCATTCCCGGTCTGGTCGCCAAAGCCAATCTGGGCCTACAGACCTACAGCGAAAAGTACGAGTATTACCTGCCTACCAGCTTGAGCAATGGTAATAATCCGCCGTATTCGCCCCAGGCCATTGCAGCCGCGACCGCTACGGCTCTGACGCTGAATACCCAGAACGTACTGGCCGAATTTACGGCAACGTATACCAAGCAATTGGGTAAGCACAGCCTGAACGGATTGGTGGGGTACACGGCCCAGAAAACGAACCTCGACCAGATCAGCGTGTCGGCGCAGGGGTTTCAGAACGATGCGGTGCAGGAAATAACGGCTAAAGGAGCCGATCCAACCAACTTCTTTCAAAGCAATACGACCAGCAGCGTTGGCTTTTCCGGCACTGGCAAACAGGAAGAAACCCTGCTGTCTTATCTGGCCCGTGCCGAGTACAACTACGATGGTCGGTACTACCTGACTGCGGCTTTCCGGACCGATGGCTCGTCACGTTTCGGACCGGCTAACCGCTGGGGTAATTTCCCATCGCTTTCGGGGGGCTGGACCATCTCTAATGAACCGTTTTATACCGACTGGCTCGGCGCAGCTTCTACCCTCAAACTACGGGGCAGCTGGGGACTGACGGGGAACTACAACATTCCGCTTTACGGCTACCAGCAAACGATGGCTAGCCCAACGGGGGCTGTATTTGGCTCGGGCACGATTCAAACCGCCTTTTATTCGGGGGCGCTCAAGGACCAGAAACTGGGCTGGGAATCTACCTCGCAGTTTAACGTCGGTCTTGATGTTGGTCTGTTCAACAACCGGCTTCTGCTGATTGCCAATGGCTACCTGAGTAACTCCTATAACCTGCTGTTCAATCAACCCGTTTCGGCTATTTCGGGCGCGACGAGCATTCTGACCAACCTCAGAAATTCAAAAATCCAGAATAAAGGTATCGAGTTCCAAGCCGATGGACGGGTTCTATCGACGCAGGATGTCAAACTGAACCTGAGCGGCAACATTTCCTTCAACCGCAACAAAGTACTGAACATGGGCGGGGCCAACACGATTCTGGTAGCGGGAGCCGAGCGGTCGTACATCACCCACATCACGCAGGAAGGCCAGCCAGTCGGTATGTTCTACGGCTTCAAGGTGGTGGGTATGGTTCGGCAGAAGGACGTAGATAACATTGCCGCCGACAATGCAGTCTACAACGCAGCTACTCAGTCGTTTCCGGCGGGTTATGTGCTCAAAGGCCCCGCGCGCTCAACTGCATCGACGAATCCGCTTCGTCCCGGCGATCTGATCTTTCAGGATGTCAACGGTGATGGTGTTGTGACGGATGCCGACAAGCAGGTGATCGGTACACCTTACCCGAAGTTCACCTATGGCTTCTCGCTGAATGCCAGTTACAAAGCGTTCGACGCCAATGCGTCCTTCAACGGGTCTTACGGCAGTCAGGTACTCGACGGACAGGACTATTACGTTTACAACATGGAAGGATCTGGTAATCAGTACGCCAACGTCGTGAATCGCTATCGGTCAGAAGACCAGCCCGGTGATGGACAAGTGTATCGGGCGTCGCGGGGTGGTACGCAGAGCAACAGCACCCGACTCTCTTCTTTCTATTTGCAGAATGGCTCCTACCTCCGTTGCACCAACATTACGCTGGGCTACAACCTACCCGTGGCAAAGCTGACCAAAGCGAAGGTGAGTGCTCTTCGCCTGTATGTAAACGTGAACAACGCCTTCACGCTGACCAAGTATAAAGGCTACAATCCGGAAGTCGATTATAACAATGGCGCAAACCTTTCACCGGGTGTCGATTACGGAAAATATCCGCTGGCTCGGGGCTATAATATCGGAGCAAAACTCTCTTTTTAAGCCAGCGTATCGCCGGTCAACTGTCACAATTAGCTGTCAAAAAAACATGAAGCATATACCACTAACCCGATTTATTCCTGCGCTGCTGCTAGTGCTGCTGGGTGCGTGCCGTCAGGATTTTTTAGTTGAAAACAACCCGAACGCCATCATCACCGCCGATTATTACAAGACGGAAAACGATGTGCTGCTTGCCCTGAATGGGGTTTATCAGGCGCTACGGGACAACAGCGGAGTGGCCGAAAACAGTGGCCTCTACTCCGAAGAGCGCTCCGACAATACGGGGCGTAACGACAACCAGTCGAATGCAGGAGAGCCATTCCAGTTCAACGCGTTCGCCATTCTACCGAGCAATTCGTACCTGCAAACGCATTGGAACTCACTCTATCAAACCATTACACGGGCTAACTATGTGCTGGCGGGTTCTGAGACGGTAACCTACACCAAAGCGGAAACCAAATTGCAGTATCAGGCGGAAGCCAAGTTTATCCGGGCGCTGATCTACTTTAATCTGGTGCGGAAGTGGGGCGATGTACCCCTGGTGACAAAACCCCTCACAACAACCGAGGAAGCGGCCGCGAACACATTCCGGGAGAAAAAAGAAAAGGTGTACGAACAGATCGTGGCCGACCTGACCGACGTAATCAACAGCCCACTGCCCGATATACAGTCGGCGGCCAACAAAGGGCGCGTATCGAAAGTGGCGGGTAATGCGCTGCTGGGTCAAGTGTATCTGACGATGGCTACCACGCTCGATCAGGCAAACCGGAATGCCAATCTGGCGCAGGCCAAAACGTTTCTGACCAATGCGTACAACAAACGGACATTTGGTCAGCTGAAGGAGATTGCCTACGCCGATGTGTTTGACGTGAGTAAGAAAACGACTAATCCGGAAGCAATTTTCCAGATCGTGTACAAACAGGGTGACATCAACTATGCATCAAGCATTGCCTTCAACAACCAGGCACAGGGCGAAACGATTAACTCGCTCAGAACGACGACGGGAGTGGGCGGCAACGTCACGCCCGACTTGGTGAAGGACTACGAAGATGGGGATATTCGAAAAGATTTCTCCATCAAATACGCCAACGCGGCCGTGGTGAAAGATTATTTTATTACCAAGTACAGAGATGCCAGCTCCACCGCCGGAACGAGCGGGTACGGGGGTAATGAATGGCTTTTGATCCGCTATGCCGATGTTATACTGATGCTGGCCGAAGTGAATCTGTATCTGGGTGATGAAGCAACGGCTATAGGTTTTCTGGATCAGGTACGGGATCGGGCCAAGTTGCCCCTGTACAGCGTAGCAAAAACGAACTCGGCTTACAGTGCCAAATACCCAACGCTCAAGCTCGCCATCCTGCACGAACGACGCGTTGAACTGGCCTTCGAAAATCAGCGGTGGTTCGATCTGCTGCGGTTCTTTACACCCACCGAACTGGTCACCTACATTCGCTCAAAAAGTCAGGCCGATTTTGGTGTAGCCCAATTGACGAACTTCGGAACGAAAGACTACTACTACCCAATTCCGTTCAACGAAGTGAAACTGAACCCGACCGGTATGTATCAAAACCCAGGGTATTAATGTTCAGTCCTGGTGCTAAGTGAAACGTCAGGATTTGTCAGTCCCCACAAAGGTCGTCGCCGACTATGTGGGCTGACAAATCCTGACGTTCTTTTGACTAATGGGCTAGAGAGTGTATTGCCGTAGCCTCCTCACGGCTATCTACGCTTCGTTCTGCTGGATACGTTCAAACCCACTTATTAACTTAATCCGTAGACGAAGCCTGAATCCTAGCAAAACCCTGTATGCAGCATGAACTCCGGCGCTCCAAGACAACTTACTCGTTTATTGATCCCACTGGGAAAAAGGATAGTTCAGCAGATTGGCGTTGTAATACTTTTCGTCAGACGTTACTTCTTGATCGATCCAGTCGGGAAATGCTACCGTTTGCTGTTCATCCGCAAGTTCGACTTCTGCAACAACCAGGCCCTGGTTTTCTTCCTGAAATTCATCGACCTCCCAAACCAGCCCTTCGTAGAATACTCGGTAGCGAACCTTCCTGATAATCGGTGATTGGCAAAGATGATCAAGCATTGACTGAGCATCGGCGTAAGGAATGGGATACTCATATTCAGTCCGGTTCGCACCGACCGTTCTGCCTTTGATGGTTAGATACGCGCGGTCTTCTACCGTACGAACCCGCACGGTCCGGTCCGGGTGAGTGCTCAGATAGCCTTGCTGGTACAGTTGGCCCTCGCTCTGTTTTTTCCACTCCTCTCCCTTAACCAAAAACTTTCGTTCGATTTCGATTCCCATGATACGTGCGTCAAGTAATTTGAAGGTGGTAGTCTAGTCTACGATTTCCTGACGAGCTTCCGCCTGCCATATTTTCCAGTGCAGCCGAAACCGTCTTACAAATTCACCAGCCTTTTCGGCCAGTAACCGGTTTGCCAGGGGGTGGATTTGCGTCTGCAACTGAGTTCGTTCTTGTTGCAGTGCTTGCAGTAGTGTTTTTTTCGATTGTTCGTTACGCAGCACAAGCCGATCGGATTCTATCAACTGGGCTAACACGCCAAAATCATGGTCATCGCCTAACAGTTCACCCAGGCGACCCAGCTCATGCGCATAGGCTTTAAACAGACCGGGCCAGATCGGTTGCAACAACCGGGTATGATACCATAACGTTTTCACTTCTTTGCGTAACTCATGAAAATGGTCAATACTGGGTTCGTGGATGGCTTCTTTCAACGCCTGGCGCGCCCGCCGGTAAGTACGTTTCAGATTAGGTGCCATCAGTCGAAAGCCTGTATGGTGCCTGGAAAGACCCCTTACCCGCTGGGATGCCTGCTTAAAGGCACTGGACACCCGGTCAATCTGAGTAGCATCGTTATAAAACGCGTTGGCGGCTTGCTCCTGCTGCCCGATCAGGGCTTTTCGAAGGCTACCGAATAACTGAGCCGATAGACAAGTCGGTTGAGCCTGACGAAGCTTATCCAGGGTTTTAATCATGACAGTCGCATCCCGTAAGGAAGACAGCTGCTTGCCAATCGCTCGGTAGTGCTTGTTCGCCCGTTTGAAGTCTTTTTCGTTCAGCTCACTACGAACCAATCGAAAAAGGGCTCTTATTTTTTTTATTCGTTTTCGGATACTGTGAATTGTTTCTGGGGCTACCTGGCCCGGCTTATCCAAGGCATCAAGAGCCGCCTTTACTTCTTCGGTTAGAATTCGATTGATATTCGCGGCAATGGATTCCTGCCGTTCAAAGACATACCCCATGGTCAATCCGTTTTAGTAAGCTTTTGACGGATAACCCGACAAATGGCCACTTGGATTTAACTTTTCAGATTCGACCACGTGCTGCTTAAACCCTTCCTGCCCTTTACAAGACAAGAGGCTTCCCGATTTAGCTACCTTATGCTAAAAATGATGAGCTAGGTAATTGGCAAATAAAACGTTCGCGCTACTTTACTAGCCCCAATGCAAGTTGGGTTATTTATATTGACGTAAAGCCGTGTCTAGCTTGGATACGGCTTTTTTGTTCCACCCCGGCTGGGCTATTCCTGAACCCAGTAACCTATACGTGCGCAATACCTGGACGGACGTGGAACAGATCGTCCGGATTCTATCGTAAAAGTCTACTGCAACCAACAACGCATCTGATGCATGGCTGGAGAGCTACGAAACAAGCGTGTATGGCTCGGTATACAGAAGCAATGAGATTGGTTAAGCAGTAACAGCACCATTAGTCTGACCATGAATAGCTCCCCTAGTAAACGTTGAGCACGAGTTCCCTCAGTCGTAATCTAGATAGGTCGCAAAACGCTTGTCAATACGCCGTTGCCCAATCTGCGCCTGTTCGAGTTGCCGGAGGTAGAGCGTTATCTGTAATTCAAGACGGACACAGCAAGACTCCCAATGGGGCGTGTGGGGGAGATCTCGAATACGACTATTCGTGTCGTCGATGGCTAGTTCAAGCCAATCGATTCGGGTCTGGTATGTAGCGTGCAATAGCCGGGAAAAACCAGTGAGCAGCCGGTTATGAGCCGATTTTAGACTAATCGGCTTATTCAGAAGAGCTTGCCAGTCGTGCTCCAGATTCTTAATATGCGTTCCAACTGGCTCACCGTCGAAAGCCTCGACGGGCAATGGCGTGCGCTGACCATTATCGATCAGATCAACACTGATCAACACATCCCCGGTTGCGGTAATCGTACCAAGTACATCAAAAGCAGCTTCCAGTTCAGGAACGTGACAGAAAAAGGGTCGAAAATTACCCTCCCTGTCCATGGTGACAGACAATAAGAACATACCCGTAGAAAATTAAACAAGTTGTAGCGTATACGCCTAACGGTTCAGCTATGTTTAGTAAGCAGTAGCAGATCGTGAGCCAAAGGAGCCTCCACAGTACTCACTGCTAACGAACTTAAAACCCATAGTGGGTTGGCGGCAACGTAGCCGTCTCCCACCAGTACGTGCGCAGATCCCGGAAAAGAGTTAGCCAGTCCGTAAACTCAATGGGCTTAACCACATAAGCCGAAGCACCCAGTTGATAAGCCTGACCAATATCAGCCCGGTCGGTCGAGACAGTTAGCACCACAACCGGAATTTTACCGATTGCCGTTGAGGTCGCTTTGATCTGTTTAAGCAACTCCCACCCATCGGAACTCGCCGGCAAGTAGAGATCCATCAAAATCAGTTTGGGGTATTCCCATTCTTGATAGTGCCAGCTCTCGATTAGCGCTACTGTCTGCGTCAGGTTGGCTGTCCGCTGAGCGGTTACTCCACTCATACAGTGACTCATTGCCTGTTGGATGAGTAGCCATTGATCGTCGTTATCCTCGATGACGAGTACTTTAGCGTTCCTGAGATTAGCTTTACTGGGGGTAAGTGTATTTGGCATGAGTACGGGGAGGATTAGTAGGCTTATCCCTCTCGCGAAGAGCCAGGCTGAAGGGATGAAGGCGTACTACCAACACGATCGGAATGTGAATCCTTGGATGTAGTGCGGGAGGCCAGGCTAAGACGTGCAGAAGGCAGTCACGAGGTGTCCAATCCGCGCGCTTATCGGCTAAGGCAACGGCAGGGCAGAGATCGTACATAGTAAAGGTAAGCTACTTCAGTTGAAAACAAACCCAAATAGCTGTTTTTATCGACGCGTAGTCAACCCAGATAAGCAACGGCTATACATGGATAGGTTGATCCATGTAGCCCAATGGCAGCACCAATCCAGCTGATAAACGTCAACGAGCCTGACCGAATAGAAGGAATCTGTTGAATGACTCATAGTTATAAGGCACCTACATTGACAACTTGCGTCCAGGAGTAGACTAGTGATCTACCAAAGAAAATAATAGCGGGTTTGGTTGGGCCAAGCTCCAGTTTGGCCCAACCTGTCTGCTGGTCAAATTTACGCTCCGAATTAAATGGATAAAGCATTAGCGGCATCTTCCCGTGTTTGCTTTGCTTTCATCAGAGAATAGAAGGATTCATTGACCGGGCCATCCTCATGGCGGACTGATCAATTATAAACGTAGCTAATCAGCAGTCCTAATGCCTTTACTGACAATCTGTTATTCTCGTTATTGGGCCAGCTTCAGTTGAGCACCGGTCAGGAACGAAACCCGCCCACCAGTCTGATAGACGATCTTGGTTGCCAAAGCCGTAACCCCAGCGCCAACCGTGACGACATGGCCAACCTGTACCTGGTCGGTTGCGGTTGGTACCCGGTTGCAGGACCAGGTATCCGGGCTGGTCCAGTTGCCGTTCCGAACGGTTGTCATCACGGTACAGGGTGGCGATGAAGATTGAATCCATAGCCCATAATCCTCCATCTGGCCAGCGCCATATTGTGCACTGCCTGTAAGGGCGCATGGCGTTCCGGCTGAGCTGGGACTATCGGCCATCACCCGAATCCGTAGCAGCGTGTTGACCGTTGCCGTTTGCGGAATAGCTACCACCGCCGTCGCGCTGTTTGCCGAACTGGTTAGTACCTGTTCGCCCGCGTCGGTGAATACGCCATTCCCGTTGTAATCAATCCAGACCCGTAGCTGGTGGCTGTTGGTAAAGATTCCTTTCACCGAAACGGTATAGCTACTGCCTGCCGTAACGGTGGTCTGCGTCACGCACGATAGATCGAGGTAGTTGTACCCATCACTACTGGATGTGGACGATTGATTGTCGATCGTGTTAAATCGGAAGTTTTCCGTACCATAATAAATACTCTGTCCACCCGATACCGCCACGGAACAGGAAGCGACCGGGCTGGGTCCGGGACAGCCTGCACCCGCCGGGTCAATAGCGACAACCGTGTATGAGTAGGGGGGCTGGGTAACCCCGTTTAGGACGACACCCGATACCGTTACCCGAAACGATTTGTCAGCAGATCCATTCCAGGCCAGATCGGTAGCCGCATTGTCCAGATTCCAGACAAGCGTGTTGTCGCCAGCACCATTGGAAACCGGATGGGTCGTCAGGGCAAGCGGTGTTCCCGTCTGATCTTGTACCGTTACCGAAGCCGACGAGAACGTTGCGCCCGGAATGCTGAACGACCAGCGAGGGGGAATCAGGGTCCGGGGTACAAAACCGGCGGGGGGGAAGGCAACATACGCGGGCAGCGAAACGGGCGTGACGAAGAGATTAAACACCCACAGGGCGTCGCTGAACCCAAAGCCGTTAGAATTAGTCCGGGCGCTACCGTGACCAAAACTGGCTGCACGCGAGTAGAGAATCCAGCGTCTGTGGCCAGCGATCTCATTGCCATTGCCGTTGTCGTCCATGAATTGTTTGACAGCCTGGCTGGAATGACTGCCTAGTGCCAAGTTGGAGTTGGCCGCTCCATTATAGCCCTGGGGTGTGTAACAGAGCCAGGTAGAAGGCGGAGCATGACTCAGATTATTGTTGGCAGCCATGATCAGGGCAGCCGCCTGCGTATCGGTATTGCGGCTGGGGTCGAACGTCATGTTGTCGGGTAAGCCCACCAGTCGACGGTAGTAGTTGATCCGCTGAAGGGTACGATCCTGAGCTAGTTGGGAGATCATGCCCGGCACGCATCCGGAAAGATTCCCGGTCCAGTTGAGCTGGTTATCGCTCACGGCAGAACCAATATAATTCTGGTAATAGTCAGCGATCACGGCCGTGCGGCTCCAGGGATCGGTGACTGCGTTGACTACTACATCGCCGGGGTTTGCCAGTGAATCGGTTATGGGATGGGTATATCGAGGTGCTTCGTTGAGCGTGTCA
Coding sequences:
- a CDS encoding CAP domain-containing protein, which encodes MQKFLRFVRWCLFVSLFVSRQATAQQAPVDTLNEAPRYTHPITDSLANPGDVVVNAVTDPWSRTAVIADYYQNYIGSAVSDNQLNWTGNLSGCVPGMISQLAQDRTLQRINYYRRLVGLPDNMTFDPSRNTDTQAAALIMAANNNLSHAPPSTWLCYTPQGYNGAANSNLALGSHSSQAVKQFMDDNGNGNEIAGHRRWILYSRAASFGHGSARTNSNGFGFSDALWVFNLFVTPVSLPAYVAFPPAGFVPRTLIPPRWSFSIPGATFSSASVTVQDQTGTPLALTTHPVSNGAGDNTLVWNLDNAATDLAWNGSADKSFRVTVSGVVLNGVTQPPYSYTVVAIDPAGAGCPGPSPVASCSVAVSGGQSIYYGTENFRFNTIDNQSSTSSSDGYNYLDLSCVTQTTVTAGSSYTVSVKGIFTNSHQLRVWIDYNGNGVFTDAGEQVLTSSANSATAVVAIPQTATVNTLLRIRVMADSPSSAGTPCALTGSAQYGAGQMEDYGLWIQSSSPPCTVMTTVRNGNWTSPDTWSCNRVPTATDQVQVGHVVTVGAGVTALATKIVYQTGGRVSFLTGAQLKLAQ